A stretch of Heptranchias perlo isolate sHepPer1 chromosome 1, sHepPer1.hap1, whole genome shotgun sequence DNA encodes these proteins:
- the LOC137325233 gene encoding calcium and integrin-binding family member 3-like, with product MPVQPQVPPAAGCYTPPSPAKQRTLCQLYHRYHALAPQIVTRHFNDSANIKLPLQLISEMPELKENPFHQKILQVFSEDKQGNMTFNDFLNMFSVLSDLAPNHLKAYYAFKIYDFNNDNFICQSDLEVMLGKLTGEELSDEELQLVCNKIMEEGDLDGDGKLSLADFEYMITRAPDFISTFHIRI from the exons atgcccgtccagcctcaggtccctcctgctgccggttgttatacgccaccttctcctgcaaaacagAGGAcactgtgtca GTTGTATCACAGATACCATGCGTTGGCACCACAGATTGTCACACGCCACTTCAATGATAGTGCAAATATCAAACTACCTCTGCAACTCATCAGTGAGATGCCGGAGCTAAAG GAAAATCCCTTTCATCAAAAGATCCTTCAAGTATTTTCTGAGGATAAGCAGGGGAACATGACATTTAATGACTTTCTAAATATGTTCTCTGTCTTAAGTGATCTGGCACCAAACCATTTAAAGGCATATTATGCATTTAAAATTTATG ACTTCAACAATGATAACTTCATTTGCCAATCAGACCTGGAGGTGATGCTCGGTAAGCTTACAGGTGAGGAGCTGTCAGATGAAGAACTTCAACTTGTGTGCAACAAAATCATGGAGGAAGGAGACTTGGATGGTGATGGGAAGCTCTCTTTAGCTGACTTTGAGTACATGATCACCCGTGCCCCAGATTTCATCAG CACTTTCCACATTAGGATCTGA